In a single window of the Sylvia atricapilla isolate bSylAtr1 chromosome 22, bSylAtr1.pri, whole genome shotgun sequence genome:
- the MXRA8 gene encoding matrix remodeling-associated protein 8 — MVWTQDRLNDRQRVVHWDLLSSYYGDSRMERLCDMYSAGDQRVYSSYNQGRILMPENAFADGNFSLVIKGVAESDGGTYSCNLHHHYCHLYETVKIQLVVAKRGEEASEYWDGEKPVLVAPEGSTVTLPCVNRQHIWTERHSEEEQQVVHWDRQPPGVPHDRADRLVDLYASGERRSYGPQFLRQKMNVTRGAFALGDFSLRISGLESADEGTYSCHLHHHYCGLHERRIYHVVVTEPERDRKVVNLTTHGVAPAADPTVVRGHNVINVIIPESRMHFFQQLGYILATLLLFLVLLIIVVLVTRRRRQRGYEYNVKKYGEKDVNLKEFTVDTTDLSPHRSEDVRLDYKNNILKEKAEQARSFPAKNIDLDKDFRKEYCK, encoded by the exons ATGGTGTGGACCCAGGACCGCCTCAATGACCGGCAGCGCGTGGTGCACTGGGACCTGCTCAGCTCCTACTACGGGGACAGCAGGATGGAGAGGCTCTGCGACATGTACTCAGCTGGGGACCAGCGTGTCTACAGCTCCTACAACCAGGGCAGGATCCTCATGCCCGAGAACGCCTTTGCAGATGGGAATTTCTCCCTGGTCATCAAAg gtgTTGCAGAGAGTGATGGAGGCACCTATTCCTGTAACCTTCACCATCACTACTGCCACTTGTACGAGACGGTGAAGATCCAGCTGGTTGTCGCCAAGAGAG GCGAGGAGGCCAGCGAGTACTGGGACGGCGAGAAGCCGGTGCTGGTGGCCCCGGAGGGCAGCACGGTGACCCTGCCCTGCGTCAACCGCCAGCACATCTGGACGGAGCGGCACAgcgaggaggagcagcaggtggTGCACTGGGACCGGCAGCCCCCCGGCGTGCCCCACGACCGCGCCGACCGCCTGGTGGACCTCTACGCCTCCGGGGAGCGCCGCTCCTATGGGCCCCAATTCCTCAGGCAGAAGATGAACGTCACCCGCGGCGCCTTCGCCCTCGGGGACTTCTCGCTGCGGATCTCCGGCCTGGAGAGCGCCGACGAGGGCACCTACTCGTGCCACCTGCACCACCACTACTGCGGGCTGCATGAGCGCCGCATCTACCACGTGGTTGTCACGGAGCCCGAGAGGGACAGGAAGGTGGTGAACCTCACCACGCACGGCGTGGCCCCGGCGGCAG aTCCCACCGTGGTCAGGGGCCACAACGTCATCAATGTCATCATCCCTGAGAGCAGGATGCactttttccagcagctgggtTACATCCTGGccactctgctgctcttcctcgtcctcctcaTCATCGTGGTGCTCGTCACCCGCAGGCGCCGGCAGAGAG GTTACGAGTACAACGTGAAGAAATATGGAGA GAAGGATGTGAACCTGAAAGAATTCACAGTGGACACGACAGACCTGAGCCCACACAGAAGTGAAGACGTCAGGCTGG ATTACAAAAACAACATCCTGAAGGAGAAGGCTGAGCAAGCCAGAAGCTTCCCAGCAAAGAACATTGATTTAGACAAAG ATTTCAGGAAGGAATATTGTAAATGA